The DNA window CGTTCCAAGTTCAACGGGACATCAAACGTACAGTCCGTCATATCGTATGCCTGCTTTAGGTGAGAGCGGGCTTCTGAGTCGGTGGCCTCTCAGGATGCGTATTTGAGAACCAACGTGGGTTATCAAGGAAACGTGGGTTTCAGAAAGCTTCGCTTCACGCATATAGCGGACCGTGTCCGCAGATACCACTTCTTCCCGGCCTGTCAGCAGTGGGAGCGAATGAGCCCCGTACCTCCCTTCTGTTGGAGTTTCGCAAATACTTCCTACAATGCCATCTCGGTACGCACATGCCAGGTTCAGCCACTAACTGAGTGGCCGCATCTGTCAGTATATTGACTTCAAACAAGACAATTTCTGTTTCCGTTGATCTTACTGTCCCGGTTTGAACTGGAGATTTGATTCAAGGCCTGATAGTGTCTCACTGCCCTCTGCTTGCCACAAGTCCCAGCTGTTCGTGGCTACATCATTGAACATGATATCTTTCAGCCTGCCAGTCTTAGATAGGTTTTGATGCCGGATTTGATCAATGTTGAAATACTTTTCACGAAATCGAGCCATCCATAGCCTCTGCAACCTTTCGGCCATCAAGGTATCAACGCGGGATCGAGGAGAAAGCAAAGCTTGCTGGTGGCCTAGGGTCAACATTTCGGAAAGCAGTTTATCCAGTCGAGCATTCTGGATGGCAGCAAAATCCAGTACAGGTATGGCACTACTCTCGTCCCTTACCAGCTCACGGACAGTTCGCTTGATGATTTCTGCGCTGTCGCCTAGAGAAGCGCCTTCAAGAAGGTGAGTCCGAATGTCGTCAGACAGCTCTAGAAGCTTAGGTTCATTCAAACGCCTGGTACCGGGATCAAGTAGGCCGATGGATGACAGCGCGTCGTAAATATCTGGCAAGGGTAGCAAGAGGACATATGCTGGTGTCATTTACAAGAATTTACCTGTATATTCGGAACGTTTCTCCTCCGGTTCTGAGTCCAAGTCCGAACTTGTGATGGAGGGTCGCGATTCGGTAGCAAAACGAATAGCTGGAAGCAGCCATCTTAATCGTCTGGGCATTTTGTTTCCGAGCTTGTCTTTGTCGAGGATGAATTCCggttttttatttcatcCCTGGTCTTAGAAGAGATGAAATATTGACACAACGCGAGGCGCGCAAGTGTTTTTCATGCTGATCCTGATCCGATATTGTAATCACATATCAACGTTAAGAATAATACGAGGATAACTTGTGTTCACCTTATAATTCTGTAGACTTGAAGCCAGGCAGGCTGAAAGCGGGAACGgaggaaataaaataataacaCAATCAGGTCTAAACTACTATTGAAGCCGCGGAGAGCGAGCTGATGATTGAGCAAGTTTGGATTAACTAGACACCTATGGGGTTTTTAATTTCCGATATGCTAGAGAAGGAATTACTATCCATTAATATGAAAGGTTTCCTTAGTAGCTCTTTCTACAaacctaggtaggtacctattcAAGGTTGCTGTAAGACGGACTTTCGTCTAGTCTAGTACATATTTACATATAGCTAAATTACGGCATGGATAAATTATATTGAATCAAATCCCTTGACATTAATTGATGAAGCATCTTAAAAATTGTCTTTTTGGAAACATCCTTAGATGGCTTCCTTGCATCAATCGGTTCACAGCTTGCAATATAGCAAAATGGCCAAAAAAAGGTACATATGGCTCCATTTATACCGCCTACCTCTTTAGAGCGCCACCCAAAGACCCAGGCGCTCTAGTCTCTACCGCCTGCTATGTCTGTCAAAAGTATAGATAATTATTGCCGGCAGAATCTGCCCCATAACGCTCAAAGCATAATATCTAGTGAGAATTTCACAAGGTGAGGCTCAGCTCAATTGAGCTCTCGTCTCTACCGCTGCATCACCGCTATCATGAGCGAACTGCCGCATTACAATGTGCGCCAGACTGCGTCTCACGCCAAATCAATAGGAATCACGCAGCGCGCCACTCCTTTGCGATTCCCATGGGTGGGCGACCTGCGCGTGAGGTGCGCGCTTCTCATATTCCCCCCCCATAAGTGATGTCGGACCATGTTGTTAATGATTCTCTGCAGGTTCTCAGATTTCCAGGTCAATGAGATTGGCAAAGACGGCGTCGTTGTTCATCTGCGCAAAATCGGATTAAATGGCCAAAACAAACCGGTAAGTTGGCTCTGACCGACTGTGTAGATGGTTGATGCTGATCAATTGGATAGGTTGCGGACGCCGCGCCGGTAAAGGGGGCTGATACTCCCAAAGAGCAACAAGACTCCACTAACGAGGGTGATTCCAACGAGGTTAAAGATGAACCTCAAGAGCAGGAGATTGTTGAGATCCCCGCGGAAGATGTGACAGCTCTCAGCAATCTAGCAGGCGAAAAGTTTGCACAAGAGCTCGTAGACTTATTCCGAGACGGTCAGGCCGCGCctttggagagaaagaagcccGTCGTGTCCGAGCCCATGGACGACAAGTTCAAACGAGGCGAAATCCATCAAGAAATCCGACGCATCTTCAATTCTAGGATAGAGACCAGCACGGGCGATGCCGGTGCTATCGTCGCCAGCTTCGCGGCACCCACACGAAGGGGCAAAAGAGGTCGGGGCGGCCGCAATCGCAACCGGAACAAGCAAGAAGATCAGCCTATCGGCGAGTATCTCCACTTTACTCTTTTCAAAGACAACCGCGATACCATGGATGCCGTCAACCAGATTGCACGCATCTTGAAGGTGAAGCCTCAAGTCATCAACTATGCGGGCACCAAGGATCGACGTGCATCTACAGTCCAGCGCTGTTCCGTCCGATACACGCGGGATAGAAGCCTGGCGGGTATCAATGGAAAGCTCTGGGGCATAACGACTGGCGATTACGAGTACAAGACGGATCCCATCCACCTTGGACAGCTACTAGGCAATGAGTTTGCCATCACTATCAAGAATTGCCAGATTCTCGGCGAGGACAGTGCCAAGCCTGTCCCTGAGCAGGCTGACTTAATGCATGCCAACGTGCAATCTGCTTTGGACCACATGACAGAGCACGGCTGGATCAACTACTTTGGCCATCAGCGATTCGGCACCCACCAGATCGGAACGCACGAGGTCGGAAAACTTATTCTGGGGGATAACTACGAAGGCGCCATCAATGCCATTCTTGCATACGACGAGGAAATTGCTCAAAAGGCAGAAACAGAGGGGATCCCCAACGAGCCGGCCAAGCGAGACGAATACAACCGCCACCTTGCCTGCATGCTGTTCAGGACCGAAAAGGACgtcgaaaaggccattgaaATCATGCCCAGGAGATTCGCGGCCGAAGTCTGCGTCCTGCGCCACCTCAACAGACAAGGCAAGCAGTCCAGAAGAGACTTTGTCGGAGCCCTCATCCACATCACCAGAGGTCTGCGATCAATGTACCTCCACGCATGCCAATCCCACGTGTGGAACCACGCCGCGAGCAGGCGATGGGAGCTCCATAGCGAGAAAGTCATCAAGGGCGACCTCGTCATTGTCGAAACCGAAGCCACTCCCCAAGTCAGCGGCCAAGAtcaagacggcgacgacatcatcaatCCCGTAAACCCcgtcgaggatgatgacgatatTCCTCTCCAGGCCAGGCCTTTgaccgaggaggaggccgcCAGTGGGAAATATACAGTGTACGACATTGTTCTCCCTACTCCCGGCTACGACGTCATCTACCCAGATAACGAGATTGGCGAGTTCTACAAAGACTTCATGGGCCGCGAGGAGAACGGCAGCCTGGATCCCCACAAGATGCGCCGCATGCGCCGCGAATTCAGCCTTCCGGGACGCTACCGCAAGCTGATGAACAGGTTCCTCGCCAAGCCCAGCGTCGAGTTCAAGACGTACTcggacgacgaagagcagATGCACCCCACCGATTTGGATCTCATCAAAGCCGATCGCAAAACCGGTACTCATGCTAGTAATAATAAACGCTCCCGTGAGGACGGAGATGACGCGAGGCCGAGCAAGGTGGCCAAGGTGGAAGGAGAAAACGAAGCGTCCAATCAGACCTCACAGGAGGagggtgctgctgccagcgccaaggttgaagaaacagaaactaCAAACGCACAAGAATCCATGGAGGTGGACAAGCCGCTCAAGATCGCCGCAATTGTCAAATTCCAGCTCGGCAGAAGCGCCTACGCCACCGTCACGCTGCGGGAACTCATGGGTGACCCCCCGGAGAGTAATGCATCCTAATAGCATCatcttttttgttgattCACACTTATAATAGGATATTTTTGGCATATTTGATttcatattttttttttgtttttttttttgaaattcttttcttatataaGGTAGTTAGGACAACTAAACATGATCCTTTGTATACACGCCATGTTGATGACAAATTtgaataaaaagaaatataaaaaagacaTGAAGAATCGCTATGTGCAAGCGCTTTGATATCCAAGTATAAGCTGAGAgatgccctttttttccccttggcAGATCTTCAATGCAGCATGGACAAACCACCTCATCTTTTCTCATATAGTGAAATGCTTTGATACTCGCTTTCTGAAGTATGCAATAAAAAAACCCGGTGCTACCCACCAATTTCCCCTCTCTTCATGACCATAGTAAGCCCGATATATCGTCAAATGGTCTGATTAGGTCGCATGCTTAagatatctttttttctcatttatTTGCTCCTCCCCCCGGTAAGATATACGCTGCGCGGCGAGGCCAGCCTGCTGGTCCGACAGCAATGAAGGGTGTGTAGTATTTTCAGACATGTGCGTTAGATTTAGTAGatgagcaatggcaatgtcTTCTATCGAGAGCTGGAGACCTGCTTTTCGTCCCAGCCCCATACGAAGGAAAGGTATTTCACCATGTTTACCCTCTTGGAACGCATCTCGATCATCCACGGGTGCTCCAGCATCTTCCACGGGCTAGCTCTGCGATtgggctgcttctccagacTGTAAATCATAAGAGTATTAGCATCAGATTCCAATCAAGTGTAATGAGAAGCGCTACATACCAGCATTCaataaagtatttaaagttGTCACTCCAGTATACATCGTTGACGGGCTCGTCCTTGAGGGTTGGCACGGGTTGCCTCACAATGTATGTGAGCAGATCAATCAACCCTGCACGAGGCTGCATCTCTGTGCCATCTGCAGGGAAGGGGAACCGATGTTGCGCTACTTCAAGCAGCGTAACTCCTGTGGACCATACATCAGATGTAATGGTATATGACTGGCCAGTAATTCGTTCTGGCGCCATGTAGTAACTGGTGCCGATGAACGTGTTGGCCTCGCCCTTGGTCCCAAAATCTCCAGAGACACCAAAATCGCACAGCTTCACCGCGCCGTCACGGCACAGCAGGATGTTGGAAGGCTTAATGTCTCTGTGGATAATGCGTCGGGTGTGGAGGTAAGTAAGGCCACCCAAAACGCCCTCGGCAATCTTTCCTAGTACCTTTTCACCGGTACGGCCGCCCAGTCTCTTGACCTCTTTGTAGATGCTATCTAATGAGCCACCTTCGCAGAATTCCATTGCAATAGAAATGGTGGCTGTGGAGGGGTCAACGAATGCTCCGTAGTAGCGACAAATGTGGTCAGAAGCGCATTCTTTGTTGAAACCCAATTCTCGAACAATCTGCTTCTTAACATCAGGATCAGGATTTGTGGTAATAATCTGGAGTTATTGTTAGCATTCTCATCGGTACAATGAATGATTTCAATCAAAAGTCTTTTTACCTTGAGAGCGAAGATGGTCTTGCCGCCTTTAAGCATGGCCTTGGTAACGGCTCCTCCAGCGCCCTCACCAAGATTGCCCAGCTCAACAATTCGCTTTTCCAAGCTGGCAATCCTCCACCCCTCGTCATCTAAATCTTCGACGTCGGCATTCCTCGCTTTCTCGACGCTCAGTCGGTCAAAGCCCTCCAGGCCCTGCAAActtccatctctctccatgGAAACTCCTCCCTCACTTCGCTCTGAGTACATGGAGCCGACAGCCGATACAGGGTCTGGGGTTCCTTGGGGCCGTGTTACAGGGATGCCAAACTGCGAAGCAAATGAAAGGGCCGAAAATTGAGAGCCCGCAGACGTGGGGTTGCTTGCTCGGCCATCAAGAGGGCCAAAGCTGCCCGACCTTGAATGAGCTGCACtgctctcgctgccgccgccagcagacTGTCCGGGCTGGATGCCCTGCGACCTCGGAGGCTGTTCATATGGCGTGGATTGGCTGCCCATGGGCGTTGCCAGGTGCAGAGTCGGTAGGGGGGGGCCTAGCAGGCGGTTGAACAGCCTGGTTGCCCACAGGCTTGACGTTTGGTGAGGGGGGGATGGCCAGCCCCAATCTGGGCGCCGCACGGCCCCGGTTTCCTGGAATGGC is part of the Trichoderma atroviride chromosome 1, complete sequence genome and encodes:
- a CDS encoding uncharacterized protein (EggNog:ENOG41), translating into MTPAYVLLLPLPDIYDALSSIGLLDPGTRRLNEPKLLELSDDIRTHLLEGASLGDSAEIIKRTVRELVRDESSAIPVLDFAAIQNARLDKLLSEMLTLGHQQALLSPRSRVDTLMAERLQRLWMARFREKYFNIDQIRHQNLSKTGRLKDIMFNDVATNSWDLWQAEGSETLSGLESNLQFKPGQ
- a CDS encoding uncharacterized protein (BUSCO:EOG092D12XY), with translation MSELPHYNVRQTASHAKSIGITQRATPLRFPWVGDLRVRFSDFQVNEIGKDGVVVHLRKIGLNGQNKPVADAAPVKGADTPKEQQDSTNEGDSNEVKDEPQEQEIVEIPAEDVTALSNLAGEKFAQELVDLFRDGQAAPLERKKPVVSEPMDDKFKRGEIHQEIRRIFNSRIETSTGDAGAIVASFAAPTRRGKRGRGGRNRNRNKQEDQPIGEYLHFTLFKDNRDTMDAVNQIARILKVKPQVINYAGTKDRRASTVQRCSVRYTRDRSLAGINGKLWGITTGDYEYKTDPIHLGQLLGNEFAITIKNCQILGEDSAKPVPEQADLMHANVQSALDHMTEHGWINYFGHQRFGTHQIGTHEVGKLILGDNYEGAINAILAYDEEIAQKAETEGIPNEPAKRDEYNRHLACMLFRTEKDVEKAIEIMPRRFAAEVCVLRHLNRQGKQSRRDFVGALIHITRGLRSMYLHACQSHVWNHAASRRWELHSEKVIKGDLVIVETEATPQVSGQDQDGDDIINPVNPVEDDDDIPLQARPLTEEEAASGKYTVYDIVLPTPGYDVIYPDNEIGEFYKDFMGREENGSLDPHKMRRMRREFSLPGRYRKLMNRFLAKPSVEFKTYSDDEEQMHPTDLDLIKADRKTGTHASNNKRSREDGDDARPSKVAKVEGENEASNQTSQEEGAAASAKVEETETTNAQESMEVDKPLKIAAIVKFQLGRSAYATVTLRELMGDPPESNAS